The nucleotide sequence AGCGTCCTCTGCGACAAGTGCAACATTGTCAGGGTTTGCCTGGACCTGTTTTTCAAAGCGTTTGTGGATAATTGGAGTTTCCACTGGGCTGAATGCAGGTAACTCTTTTTGACTTTCCAGTTCAATATCGCAGATTCTTTGTTTTTCAATGTTAATGTTAGCAAATTGTTTTAAAACAAGTTTCATTGAATCTAAAAATGTTTTAATGTATTCTTCACTGTATAACTGGTCATTATAATCAAGTTTAAATATAAACTTGTCTTCGTATGCAAATATGTCGAAATTGATTTTATATGCTGTTGCAGAAAGGTCATCGGACAGTAATGGAGTTTCTTCATAGGATTTGCCGTTCACGGTAACCTCTTCAGATTCCAGGAATTCCTGATATGCGAAGAAGAATTCTGGTTTTAATTGGTAATCTTCAGCAATACGTGTATATGGATATTCGCTATGGCTTATTGTGTCTTTCCATACTTCATCAATGCCGTTAATAAAGTCTTTAACTGTTTCCTGTCTGTTTTCGCTGTTGAATATTAATGGAAGTGTTTTTACAAGGAAACCTTGGGTATTGTAGTAGAATGGATTTGACCTTCCGTTAAAGATAGTTGTTATCAATGTTTTATCACTGTAAGTGTATTTATTCAATGTCAATGAAAGGGCAGAGAGGAATACTGCATTCTGACTTAAGGAATGTTCATTACAGAATTCTTTAACACTTTCTGGATCAATTTCTTCAAATATTGTCTTTAACTCACCTTCATCAGGATTTCCGTTAAGGTTTGGTGTCAATATTGTTGATTCGATTTCCTGTGACAGTTTTTCATCAAAGAATTCTTTGGACTCTTCATATTTCTCGCTGTTTTTGGTGTCTTCTTCAATAAGGCTGTATACGTATCCGTCAACAATTTCTTCTGTTAAGGCTCTGTTTTCATAAGCATTTGCTATATCTGCGAATATGTTGATTTGTGATACACCATCTGTAATCAGGTGGTGGAAATCAATGAATAATACTGTTTCATCAGGAGTTTCATATATTTTGAATCTGAATAGCTGTTCATCTCCGAAAGTAAATGCTCTAACATCATTTTTGATGACTTCCTCATCGCTGATTGAATCAACTTTAACAATTTCGATTTCATCAACTGGAGTGTCATCATTTCTTTGCTGTTTTAGAGAACCGTCATCTGTTGTAATAATTCTCGTTTTAATGTACGGGTGGGCTTCAACAGCTGTAATGATAGCTTCTTTCAGTTTATTTGCATCAACATCGCTCTCAAATCTTAAGAGTGTCGGCATTGTGTATTTGATTACATCCGGATTCTGCATACATTCATAATATACACCGATCTGGTTTTCAGTTAACGGGAAGTAATCCAATTCATCTGCTAGGCTGATAAATTCTTCTAAATCAGATTCTTTCTCGCTTCCTTCAATTTCTGCAGCTAGTTTTCTGATTGTAGGATCGTTGAATAATATTGCTATATCCAGATTTACGCCCATCTGCGCATAAATCAGTGAGTTGAATTTCATCAGTATCAGTGATGTAAATCCGATAGCATATAAATCATCAGTAACACCAAACTGGTCGGTATTTGCAAGTTCTGCTGCGATTTCAAAGAGTTTTTCTTCCAGTTCGGTTTCAGGTTTAATATTTTCAAGGTCTAGTTTTGGTTCCGGCAGAGCTTTCAGGTCTGTTTTACCGTTTGGTGTCTGTGGCATTTCATCCAGCTGCATGTATGCGGTTGGAATCATGTATTTTGTTAGTTTGTCTTTCAGGAACTCTTTTAACTCGCTTCTGTTTATTTCTTCATCTGCAGTGTAGTATGCACATAAGTGGTCGTTATTGTTGATTTCCTTAATCACGACAACGGTCTGTTTTATTGAAGGATATCTGCTGATGTTGGATTCGATTTCTCCGATTTCTATTCTTAATCCTCTGAGTTTAATCTGGTTGTCGATTCTTCCAAGAATTTCTATTTCACCGTTCGGTTTTTCGATTGCGTAGTCTCCGCTTCTGTAGTATGGGATGCCGTTTATGGTGAGGAATACTTCTTCGGTTTTATCCGGCATGTTGTAGTATCCTTTACCAACACCGGTACCTCCGATGTACAGTTCTCCC is from uncultured Methanobrevibacter sp. and encodes:
- a CDS encoding condensation domain-containing protein; translation: MSFDVSVDDILTSLSNGLKLILASDTQIKNIPELIELIDAEKPEVSEITPSRLASYLEVPEFCKVISCLKCVFLGGEQFSVKVYENFKKYCDAVVYNSYGPTETTITSNNKEVTDTNDITVGYPLKNYVTDVRDIDGKVLPQGVMGELYIGGTGVGKGYYNMPDKTEEVFLTINGIPYYRSGDYAIEKPNGEIEILGRIDNQIKLRGLRIEIGEIESNISRYPSIKQTVVVIKEINNNDHLCAYYTADEEINRSELKEFLKDKLTKYMIPTAYMQLDEMPQTPNGKTDLKALPEPKLDLENIKPETELEEKLFEIAAELANTDQFGVTDDLYAIGFTSLILMKFNSLIYAQMGVNLDIAILFNDPTIRKLAAEIEGSEKESDLEEFISLADELDYFPLTENQIGVYYECMQNPDVIKYTMPTLLRFESDVDANKLKEAIITAVEAHPYIKTRIITTDDGSLKQQRNDDTPVDEIEIVKVDSISDEEVIKNDVRAFTFGDEQLFRFKIYETPDETVLFIDFHHLITDGVSQINIFADIANAYENRALTEEIVDGYVYSLIEEDTKNSEKYEESKEFFDEKLSQEIESTILTPNLNGNPDEGELKTIFEEIDPESVKEFCNEHSLSQNAVFLSALSLTLNKYTYSDKTLITTIFNGRSNPFYYNTQGFLVKTLPLIFNSENRQETVKDFINGIDEVWKDTISHSEYPYTRIAEDYQLKPEFFFAYQEFLESEEVTVNGKSYEETPLLSDDLSATAYKINFDIFAYEDKFIFKLDYNDQLYSEEYIKTFLDSMKLVLKQFANINIEKQRICDIELESQKELPAFSPVETPIIHKRFEKQVQANPDNVALVAEDATLTADELNKKANRIANALIKKGVKPKSNVLVMLHRNSDL